The genome window tcggtaagGTGGATAATTTCGATTTGGTGGTGGAGATGACTCTCACGATCCGACTATGAATGAACAGGTCATGGCGCCTTAGCAATGGCAGAACCAACTCGAAATAGTTATTGACCTTGCTGGTGGCAAAATCAACCTGAACACGAAGTTCtattcctgcaagcaatcgaagaaacaagcaagaacaagatgtAGGCAAAACTGAATATCAATCACTCACGAGTTGGGCTTTACTAGGCTGTCCATAGGTAGCCATTAAGCACAACTGAAGTACTGGAAGTTTGCACAATGGCTAAAACTATCAAAGAAAAACCCACCCAAGGAGGGGGCATAACCCCTAGCTAAATAGGGAGGAGGTGGTGGGCATCCATCCTTCCCACAAGATAGGAAATAGGCGCCCAATCAGCCGCACAATCTCCTACCCACAAGGCAGGGAATAGGCGCCCAATCAGCCACACAATCTCCTGCCCACAAGGCAGGGAATAGGCGCCCAATCAGACACCTCCATGATCTCATTCCTTATTTAGGTGGCGCAACACCTTATTGATTATTTCTTTCCATAACTAAAAGACGGATAGGTGGGGCAGCACCTAGACTTTATTCTGGGCAGATTCATCATGAGCGTAGATGGCGCATGCACTTTAGGAAACTTCTGGTCCTTCATTCTTTAGAATCATCATGAAGTTCAATTCACGTGCACGGGCTCGAGTGAGTGGTCCTGGTGGCGCCTGTGCTGGTTCAGTTGGGGTAGCCATTCCTTTGTTGGGGTAGATGTCCTCATCACGTGGTGTCTTCCATCCACTGCCACCACAGAAAGAATAGTGTGATGCGCAAAAAGGCCCTAGCGTGCAACTATCAATGTTTCAAATTATTGGCTAGTGATTATCGTGCTTTGCACGTCTGCGGATGGCGTGTAAagaagacacaaggatttatactAGTTTGGGTGGAATATCCCTACATCCTTTTTGTGTTGCTCATGTTACTTTGGACTAGTTTGTAGCAGGAGGTTACAAATGGTCGAGTAGGGGACGATTTCCCAAGTCTATAGTGTACAAGTACGTATGAGTGTTCTAATATTCAATTACCAAACTAGAGTACTGGACATCTCCTCGAGCGTGAGTTTCTCCCATGCATTTATAGGCTAAGATGGGAATATGCCCTATTACATGAGGTTATGGTCAGGCGAAACAAGCAGTGGTTAGGCAACATCGTATACTTTGTCGTTCGTCAGGATTCCTGCTGTTCAGGCGACACTGTGAATGATGTTTACCTTCGTCAGTCCTGGCATGGTAGCTATGCACGAGTCATCCTATCATAGGGTGTTATGTTCCATTGCATCTCACAGCGGGCTAGCCAGTGTCACTTTTGACTTCCCTTCATGGGAATGGTTGAGCTGATGTTAGTCTCCACACCACGACGGGTGATGTCTCCATTCTGACACACTTGCTCCCATGCTATTTTTCTAGTTTTGTGCCATGTTAGAGTTGACTTGCAGGTCCCATGTTCATAGTGGTTGAGGCAGTACGGTCCCAAGAATTCCTTGCTCAGGCGATCGTGTGAAATCTTTGGCCCCTCACCCTTAGGTCGGGTGAGACCGAGCTTAAGACGGAGATGCTTGGGTCCCTGGCCCATTCATGGTTGAGGGTTGGACAAGGCAGAGCTGTCTGGGTCCCTAGCCCCTTCGTGGTCAGGGGTCGAGCGAGACGTAACCCTATCGGGAAAGGTCGAGTGAGCTCAGGCATTCGGAGGTTTGTTATTCCTCATTAACCCATGTTGTGTCATATTTGTAATATGGCTTCTCGGCCGAGCATAAAACCAAATTAGTTCGAAGCAATCCTCATTATTTCCTCTTTAGACGATGCTCAGTAACTATCTCATGGCTTCATAGCATGGCTCATTAACTTAATTTCCTAGTAATTAGCAAAAATTTGAATATCTCCCTTATTCTTGTAGATCGTTACTAATATACTTCTCCAATTGCTTGGCATCATGTTCGATCAGTAGATATTGTTGAACAACTTGGTTAGCCATACTATAACTATGTCTCTGAGGTATCTCCTTACCTAGATTGGGATACCATAAGAGCCCACTGCTTTAACCCCTTTCATCCATCCCAGTGTCTCTCTAACCTCAAATTCTTGGATCCCTACACATAAAGTGGCTATTGCTATCACCAAAGTAGTTATCCAACTAAAATGTTGTATTCCTATTCTCCCTCTGAACAATTTGTCAAAGACTTTTGCCATCTATGTCTAATCTTATCCTCCTTCACCTAGTGGTGTTTTATTTCATCCTTATTGCATTTAActtggttgaagtctcttgtcTTCCTCTCACGCACCATATCCATCCTATATATGTCCTTCTCTCATTTCTTCATACTCAAGCGTTGGTAAAGATCTTCATACGTCCTTCTCTATATTATCTACAATCCTATCATGGTACAAATTTAGGTAGCATTATTTCTTCTCCTTAATAACCCTATGAACTTTCTCATTCTACCACCAAATATCTTTAGCTGCACATCTACTCCCTTGAGTTACTCCACACACCTCTAAGGCCATATTCCTTCCAAGTGACCTCTTTGTTTGTCCTTTTTGAAAGACTTCTACCTTCTCCTCTTTCATCTTATACAATTATACCCTTTGTTCTTGCAATATTGGCTTGTTTATCCCTACGGTCATTCACATGCCAACAAAAGACCGCCACAAGCTGATGTTAATAGACAATACATTCCAAAGGTATCACCTTACAATTCAAATATGCTCGCTTATTCTCTCTTCTTCTGAGGACAAAGTCAATCTAAGTAGAGTGTTGTCCATTACTATAGGTCACTAAATAGGAGTCTCTTTTTCTAAATAAAGTGTTCGCTAACAATAGGTCAAAAGCTACCATGGCCACTACTATAggtcactaaatatgagtctcttTTTCTAAAGTAAGTGTTCACTACCGATAGGTCAAAAGCTACCGTGAAGTCAAAGGCTTTTTTCTCCCACTTGATTCCTACTACCGTACCCAAAATCTACATGAAGCACCTAAAAAGCGTGCACTTGTTGTACCTAAATACCCACTGAAATCTCCTCGTATAAGAAACCTCTCACACCGTAATACGTTAGGACACGAAAAAGGGTATACATTGTAAATGATTTTGTATGTTCTCATAATTATGTGCCGATAACGGCAGGGTAGGCAACGGAAATCAGGATAGTCACAAAATCATGAAAATATTTGTTAGAAAAGTGCGCTGGAACACATTGCATATGCTATGATCAATTACTGGCTAACCTATACTTAACTAGCCAATCAGATCACTAGTTAATAGGAATTCCATCCGACAAAAAAAAATTTCTGGAGCAAGAGTCAAATATATCTAGCTCCATGGGAGAAAGATAAAGGGAACCATTACAACACAATACAATCATCAGAAAGCAATTCTGCCTACTGAACCTTTTTTCAAAAAAGGAAGCTTTATATTAAAGGTTACCAAGACTATTTATCCTCTTGATGTATCGCTCTTGGCTACTGAACCTTAAAGATCATAGAATCAGCCTTGCCATGTTCCCCCTAGTTCCGGCTGCTATTCTTCTAAATCGGCTTATGATGCGCCGCTATATAGAGCTACTAGTTTTGAGCATTGGAAACGTATCTGGAATAGTTGGGCACCTCCCAAATGTCATTTTTTCCCCTATGGTTCAAGAACAGGTCGATGTGCACAGATCCTTCTTGCTTGGATGTACCTTAAGGCTCTCAGGTTTTGAGTTCAGCAATCCTCGGTGGCACACCATCAACTGGACTGCTCGCATACTCAGATATGGGCTCCTCCTGCAGAGTACGTATTGAACGCACCATTTAGCATGCCAATAATAAATCATTTAGTTAATATATCAACCTATAATGTATATATGTAACTTCAGTGCATTCAATGAGTAACAATAAGATCCTGGAACAAGCATCATAATTCTGGAACAAGCATCATAATTCGTTGCAGGGTCGTTGTTTGGCCAAAAAGTCCAGAACAATGTCATGCGAAAACGAAAGCTCAGGAAAGGCATCCAATAGTAACATAACAACAAATCTGTACACAGAATCTGATAATCATATAACAGAAGAGGACCCTAAAATATTGGAGTCGTCAATATCAAGTTCTCCTACCTGCTTCTCTCTATTGCTATTGTTGGAAACAATCAGCATTGCTTACTTGATAATAAGACAACACCCTAGTATTTTCGTATAATAAGGTAATTAGGTAAGTAAAGTGTACCCTATCTAACAATCAACATTGGCCTTTTGATTCCACTCTATATACTTGACTGACGCCTAATTTCTTTCACATTTGTACTGGTTCAAATCAATAATTACCAGGTGACAGCAGGGTCATCTTGATAGACCAACTTGAATCAATGGTACCTATATTATTGGATATGGTTATTGCACTTACATCTTTCTCTCGCTTCGGTTTGATGACCACACACTGGGAAGCACTGATGCTTTCGCTCTTCAGAAAGTTACGAGAGCTTGAGAGTTGATCACATACATGCAATCTTATGCAGTAATCTGCACTTGGTTTCTCAAGGTCGTCGCCGCTGTCATTTACTCTTTCTCTGCAACAGGATGCAAGAACTATTAGTATGAGAGAAATTCATAGACAGAAGCATTGCCTTCAGAATATTGGCAGAAGCATTGCCTTGGTAAGGAAGTATGTTGTCGCAATTGTGGGCTAGTCTTCTCACCCTTAGCAGCAATTTCTTCGAGATGAACGAATTGCCTCTTGAAACGATCCACCCCACTGTCAGTAGTGCATCCATTACCGTTAGCACAATTACAACAGCCCCTCAACTAATTAGCTTCGCAATAGAATACTCCTTATCATGCTCAGCAAATTCCAATGCTTGGATTCAATATACAGTGCACCAAAGATACAAGTTCATTCCGTTGAATataagagaaacttggataaaaaCTATATTGTTTAGCATCGAAAAGTTTTGATATGTTGTTCTCTAATGTATGTAATTTAACAGGTGATCTGTGCCATAGGAGCATTTCACCATGTTAGGTTTCATTCTACAATTATAAGAGCAATGATCTCCACTAGTCTTCTAATTTTTTATGTAACCTGGTGAAGTTCTCTCAAACAGTGCAACTTTATATTACCATTACAACATGTTAAAGTTCAGAGTAGAAATGTCAAGTAACACCAACTAAAAATAAACATTTTTACCAAATTTTACTTAGTGAGAAAAAAATATAGCACACATCTTTCAGAAAAAGGAACTCAATTGTGTCTTTCTTTGTTGTGGTTCTCAACATTATGAAACAAATGGACTATAGACTTTTCGAAGACAGTGCAATCCACATTTAAGAGCAAGAAAACTGCACCACACACCTCGGGTACACAAAGTTCGCCTTGACACCACCACCAAGAAACTCCTGCAACATCTGAGGATGGTATTCCAATGTCTAAACAGATGCATCATGAATTAGTAAACATATACCCATAATAACCACAGCACAATCAACTTAAAATACCTCTCTGTAAATTAATTCTCGAACATCATCTCTGGCCAGCTTCCTTCTTTCAAACTCAAACTCAAATTTTGAGATAGGTTGTGCTACTGGTTCACGTGCAGAATTTGCTAACCCAGTGAAGTATGGATCTGTCAAGGCCTTGAATTCCACTATTGTAATATCAGTATTGAGCATAACTAATAATACATCGTTTGAAACTACCGCTTCTTGCTGACATTGCTACTACCTCTGCAGCAGTTGGTCGGTCCTTTGGATCAAAAGAAAGTAGGCGTTCAAGCAAATGAAGAGCCATTGGATCTATACCAGGAAACTTCTGTGTAAAAGGAACTGGATGCTTTGTTTTCATGTTTCCCAAGTATCGGCGAGCCTTTTCATTTCGAATCTACAAATGGTAGAAGGGTTAAAAATAGCTTAGTGTAGCAAAAAAAAGGTTGCACTATCATTGTTGGAACAAAAGAAGTCATGCAAAGTATACTTTGACCCTTAATTTCTCTTACAGTATGTTGTCAATTGCTAAAGAATCAACGCATTTGAAAGACACTTTGATTACAAATCTTTTATTGTAAGTTTTATGGCATAAACTTCCATATTATTTTAACTAATTATTGGTCAAAAATTGTAAAATGTGACTTTCCTGGATCAAAATAAGTTTATCATTCCTAGATGGAGGGAGTATATTGCTAACAAATTAAACCACACTAGGTATCAACTGAAAACACACATATAACTTATATTATCATTCAAAATGGGAGCCAAGAAACAAGTAAGCCTAACTCAACTGGTTGGGTGCAAGATATGGTGATGCACCCAACCATTCAAGTTCATATATCTAGATGACTAGATGTACCCCTCTCTCTCTATCCTACAATGATGTACTTCCAGTTTCCTCCCTCTGCACCTCCCCTACTCTGTGTATCCTTTAATTAAAGACTATTGTGAAATAAAATCAGGTGGGGACTACAATAGTATGTATTACTCCCTCCATaccaatttataatttatttgaccTTTTCTATTTAACGTTTGTTAAAAAAATTTAAAAATTCATTGTGGTTTTttattatcaaatatactttacatATGACTTAAAAAATTTCGTTTTTTCATGAGTTTTTGTATAAGACGAGTGGTCACGGTTGAGGTTgaaaaagtcaaacgaattatattttaaaacggAGGGAGTTCAATTCAAGTTATACATGAGACAAGCAAAAATAGAAAACAACCATTAGAACTACAATTGTTTAAATGTCACTACAGTGGTAGCCGAAAGGCCAGAAATTTTGGTAAGACTTGAGAAACGTATTCAATACCAATACTATAATGTATTGTATTCCATCCGTTCCAAAATACTATTATGAATGAAGACACATATATAGAACACATACACCAAGTATTATATGAATCTATTAAAAAGGCAAAACGAATTCTATTTTGGTACAGAGACAGTTGACGAAAATAGCAAACTGATCGAGGTGCAGATGATTCTAAATGTTATAATTACACTATGAGCCAATTGTGTTATAGGTTgttcggctgctgctgctgcagttTCTGCTGCCTGGTTATATATAAAGAAAATACTGTAGCAACAGGTGAAAATTTGCAGTTGCAACTCTTTGAAAAACCAGCAGCCGCTCCTACTGTGACTTTGACGAGACTATATATATTGGGTTATAAATGTGGTAGACTAGGACCGTGTAATCGCAGCTTGCCTTATCTTTATCTCTAAGGTCTCGTTTACTTCAGAACAGTTCTATTGGAACAGTTTTAGTTGGAATGATAAATTTATTTGTACTAATATTGATTAGCCGGAATAGTTTCTGACCTCAAACCAACCTAACTGAACGGGACTTAAGGGTTCTTACCTCCTAGACCTTGTTCGGTTGTATAGGGATTGGACGGGATTAAATCTCTTCCTGACTTCCTGTTCAATTTTGATCCCTCTAATCCCACTTAATCCACTCATAACTGAATAAGCCTTTAAAtgctactccctccgtttctttttatttgtcgctggatagtgtaaaattgcactatccagcgacaaataaaaagaaacggagggagtaatttGGAAGTAATTGGAGACAAACCCAAGGAAGAAAAACCTCCCATAAATAAATATGGGGATTGCTAACCTAGAAAATGACAGAGATCCCATGGGGATTTGCTACCCTGGAAAATGACAGAAATACTATGAgaatttgagtttccaaactagctctaAACAATATACTCATGTGTAATCTGCCCACAAGGCTCAGCAATATTTTTTTTGAGAGAAAGGCTCAGCAATATATTTGACTATTCCACCAATTCTATTATCCAGTCCTCTAACCATATACCTCAGCAGCATTGAACTATAGCTCTGAATCTACACATGCAACCGAGTATACCTTAGTTTGATGATGCTATCTTATCTTTTCTTAGCATTAAGATGATGCTATCTTATCTTTTCCGTTATGTGAGATTCTGAATTAAAAGATAAGGCTCCAACTCTCCAAGCCTGTAACTGTTTTTCTTATTCTAGAAGTAGGGAAAAGTGAACCGACCCTCGAAAGTGACTCTGGTGAAGGAGTGCCAAGTAGATCTGTCATGAGATCCAGTTGATGTACCACATTCTTGCCAGGAAAGAGAGGCTTCCCTATAAGCATTTCAGCAAATATACAACCTAGGCTCCAGATATCAATCGCAGGAGTATACTGCAAAATTAAGTGTTAAGTTGTAAATTCAGCAAAATGAAGTGGTGTACTCTTAAACAGTAAAAAACCATATAGCAATGAAGAGCTAGTAGAAGTTGTGTCCGGGTGAAAACTATCCGACCTTTGAAAAGAAGGAGCCGCATAATTCTGGAGCACGATACCATCTTGTTGCCACATAATCCTGTAATTACACAGCAAGAACAAAAACTTAAACTGTGTGGCTGCTTATCGTGTCTCACAGTCACAATATATGTGCTCTGGTTACCGTCCAGAATATGGCTGAAGGTGTATCGTTGAAAGACACCCGAGCAAGGCCGAAGTCACAAATCTTGAGCTTGCAGTCGCCGTTGGCGAGAATGTTCTTGGGCTTGAGGTCCCGGTGGAAGACATTGGCGGCGTGGATGTACTTCATGCCGCGGAGCAGCTGGTACAGGAAGAACTGGTGGTGCTCGGGCGTGAGGTCGTCGTTGGCCTTGATGACCTGGTGGAGGTCGGACTCCATGAGCTCGAAGACGACGTAAATGTCGCGGAACTCGCGGCGCGATGGCGGGAGCATGATATGCTTGATCTGGACGATGTCCGGGTGGCGCAGCAGGCGCAGCAGCTTGATCTCGCGCAGGATGCGGGTGGCGTCGGAGACGTGCTCGAAGACGTCGTTGATCTTCTTGATGGCGACGTGCTCGCCGGTGAGGGTGTCGAGGGCCGCGGCGACCACGCCGTAGCTGCCCTTGCCCACCACCTCGGTAACCTCGTACCGGCTCGCCTCGCCGTAGTCCGTGAAGAACGGCGCCTCCTCGGAGCCCTGGTCACGCGGGCCACCACGACGGTGCCGAACCCATGAAATCCACAATGCGAATCCGGATACGTACGCGTTAACAGAAGAACAGAGGGGATTTCGGTGCCAGCCCGCACCTTCTTCTCGTCCATGGCGTCGCGTGTGTCGCTCCTGCGCCGATCCGGCGGGACGCACCCCTCGCCCTCGGCAGCGTCGCCCTCGCGCCCGGGGTGAACCGTGCTGCTGTCGgtagtgacggttgggggcgcggcGACGGCGAGGGAGGAGGAAGACGGAGAGGCGCCGGGTGATGTGGAATTGTGGATAGGTCCATTTTACGTACGGCGGGGGAGCAGCGGGGAAGCGCGCAAAGTGGGCAGCGGACGCCCGACCAAAGCGGGCGCGCGGTGCGCGGGCAGCGCGGGAGCGAGCACCAAGGGGCAAGGTCACTGCGGATGAGCCATGGCACGTCGCACGACGTGACGACGGTGCACGGTGACGGGCCTGACGGCACCATAGGTCGTATGATTGAACCAGATACCCACAAATATATATTTGTAAGCAGAAATTGACAATGATAACATAGTAACAAAACTGTATCAATTAATAATTCAGTAGGTGTAGATATATATTTTGTAGCTAGTTTGAACCACGACTGTAATTTAGGCATTGTTCAGTTGCATGGAGCTCGAAGTAGATTAAGAGGGATTAAATCTCCTTATATTCAATTTTAACTAGAAAGGGATTTAATCCTCTTTAATCCACCGCTAATCGAACAAGCCCTTAGGCTACATTTAAGATGAATTAAAGAGGGCACATGTGTAGAGATTTATGCCTATTAACATACCCATagagaaataaataaataatctaCCTCTTTAGATCTTGTTCTGCTATTTCTATGCATATGTATTGGATGAGATTGAAAAAAATGAATTCAGATAAATACTAGATTATCCAAATAAAGAAGTACCGTTTGAATTAGCAGACCTAATATAGCATGCTAGTGACTGCCTGTCAACAAATTCAATGTACCACACCGAAACAGTGTCACTCATGCAGCAATGCTGAGGTGAGGGCCCTAGGGGTACCGCTAGCGTGCATGCTTCCAAAACGTGAGTGGCAAATAGTTGAACAACCTCTCATCTACCATATCTTTTGTTTTGGAAAGGATTCATCGCTGTTCATCTACCAAGATCTTACACACGACACAAGTTAACAATCACCTACTTTTCCACTGAAACAATTGTAATATAATACAATATACTCATTAATTATTCTGTTCCACAAGATAACAGATCGGTCGAACATGATGTACTCATTCATCACACGTCACGAGACACGAGACGAAGCAGTGAAGTCACCAAAGGAAAACCGTGTCATCTTCTTCATCCATCCGTAAGCTAGCATAGTACGTGCAGTCTGCTGTGCGGATCCTCTTATGCGCGGTCCATATAGCGGAGCTTGGAAGGATGGACGGGgctcagcagcggcgacgacggcaGCGGCGGCGTGCGGGGCTGCCGAAGCCGCTGCCCCTCGCAGTCGTAGTGTATGGCCCCCGTGAACTCCAGTGGCTGGCACCTACGCCCCAGGAGGATCGTCCGCCGCCACACGCACGGCTCGTCGCCGTCGTCAACGAGGTCATCGCCTCCTCGCCCGCGCTTCCGCTCCCCCACCCTTCTGCTGGGCATCACCTTCCTCAGCGTCTTGCGcttgatgacgacgacgaaggaGCTGTCGCGGACGACGTCGCGGTGGCCCGCGCCGCACGGGAAGAACGAACGTCTGGCGGC of Zea mays cultivar B73 chromosome 8, Zm-B73-REFERENCE-NAM-5.0, whole genome shotgun sequence contains these proteins:
- the LOC100276966 gene encoding uncharacterized protein, which produces MFSAMSALLSSLARRLVVPLRRRKSITSSAFAARRSFFPCGAGHRDVVRDSSFVVVIKRKTLRKVMPSRRVGERKRGRGGDDLVDDGDEPCVWRRTILLGRRCQPLEFTGAIHYDCEGQRLRQPRTPPLPSSPLLSPVHPSKLRYMDRA
- the LOC103636120 gene encoding mitogen-activated protein kinase 16, whose protein sequence is MDEKKGSEEAPFFTDYGEASRYEVTEVVGKGSYGVVAAALDTLTGEHVAIKKINDVFEHVSDATRILREIKLLRLLRHPDIVQIKHIMLPPSRREFRDIYVVFELMESDLHQVIKANDDLTPEHHQFFLYQLLRGMKYIHAANVFHRDLKPKNILANGDCKLKICDFGLARVSFNDTPSAIFWTDYVATRWYRAPELCGSFFSKYTPAIDIWSLGCIFAEMLIGKPLFPGKNVVHQLDLMTDLLGTPSPESLSRIRNEKARRYLGNMKTKHPVPFTQKFPGIDPMALHLLERLLSFDPKDRPTAAEALTDPYFTGLANSAREPVAQPISKFEFEFERRKLARDDVRELIYRETLEYHPQMLQEFLGGGVKANFVYPSGVDRFKRQFVHLEEIAAKGEKTSPQLRQHTSLPRERVNDSGDDLEKPSADYCIRLHVCDQLSSSRNFLKSESISASQCVVIKPKREKDEEPISEYASSPVDGVPPRIAELKT